A genome region from Micromonospora inyonensis includes the following:
- a CDS encoding alpha/beta fold hydrolase, translating to MRPDADLGMHGMVKLVAEFLDALDLRDVALVANDWGGPQVLIADGLADRVGRLVLSSCEVYDNYPPGQPGKSLFQMSKLPGGLLLAATALRFRLLQRLPTTFGLMAKRPVPRDVMARWSQPMQTDPAIRRDLRKYVLSVPDKAELADIATRAVTFERPTLIVWATEDRVMPVEHGRRLARECPDAELVEIDDSYALIPEDRPEALVAALREFLRRTDDADRRGRATQ from the coding sequence ATGCGCCCCGACGCCGACCTCGGCATGCACGGCATGGTGAAGCTGGTCGCGGAGTTCCTCGACGCGCTCGACCTGCGTGACGTCGCGCTGGTCGCCAACGACTGGGGCGGGCCGCAGGTGCTCATCGCCGACGGGCTCGCCGACCGGGTCGGCCGGCTGGTGCTGTCCTCGTGCGAGGTGTACGACAACTACCCGCCCGGCCAGCCGGGCAAGTCGCTGTTCCAGATGTCGAAGCTGCCCGGGGGGCTCCTGCTCGCCGCCACCGCCCTGCGCTTCCGGCTGCTCCAGCGGCTGCCCACCACGTTCGGCCTGATGGCCAAGCGCCCGGTGCCCCGTGACGTCATGGCCCGCTGGTCACAGCCGATGCAGACGGATCCGGCGATCCGCCGCGACCTGCGCAAGTACGTGCTGAGCGTCCCCGACAAGGCGGAGCTCGCCGACATCGCCACGCGCGCCGTCACCTTCGAGCGGCCGACCCTGATCGTGTGGGCGACCGAGGACCGGGTCATGCCGGTCGAGCACGGCCGTCGCCTGGCCCGCGAGTGCCCCGACGCGGAGCTGGTCGAGATCGACGACTCGTACGCGCTCATCCCCGAGGACCGGCCGGAGGCGCTCGTCGCCGCGCTGCGCGAGTTCCTGCGCCGGACCGACGACGCGGACCGGCGAGGGCGGGCGACGCAGTGA
- a CDS encoding 3-oxoacyl-[acyl-carrier-protein] synthase III C-terminal domain-containing protein: protein MRNTPSAAADLRVAAEGRKYWEPGTGQVDVRFDPARTQQTLDLGNRVVPEVVRELCENIDVQVHDIDVFITNQPNRTFLRNWRDALGIPPERHVDTYDTLGNLYGAGLPVTLDHALRGGRVRPGDLVVVAGFAHAGDFAAAAAFRWQAGA from the coding sequence GTGCGGAACACCCCGTCGGCGGCGGCCGACCTGCGCGTCGCTGCCGAGGGCCGTAAGTACTGGGAGCCGGGGACCGGGCAGGTCGACGTCCGGTTCGACCCGGCCCGCACCCAGCAGACCCTCGACCTCGGCAACCGCGTGGTGCCCGAGGTGGTCCGTGAGCTGTGCGAGAACATCGACGTCCAGGTGCACGACATTGATGTGTTCATCACCAACCAGCCCAACCGGACCTTCCTGCGCAACTGGCGCGACGCCCTCGGCATCCCACCCGAGCGGCACGTGGACACCTACGACACTCTCGGCAACCTCTACGGCGCGGGGCTGCCGGTGACCCTGGACCACGCGCTGCGCGGCGGCCGGGTCCGTCCCGGTGACCTGGTGGTCGTGGCCGGGTTCGCCCACGCCGGGGACTTCGCCGCCGCCGCCGCGTTCCGCTGGCAGGCCGGGGCCTGA
- a CDS encoding alpha/beta fold hydrolase, with amino-acid sequence MSVLISDGTAPTLVCLPSFLAGSGPHQFARFAAALPARRRTTAVQLPGFGPGERLPRDWDTLMDSLCAAVLHAAGAGEFLLVGYSIGGVLAQGVAGRLAGTSRAPRRAGHARHVRAGAGRRGRHLRLGDGRDPGPGSRVPVDRRRRGARDGRLPGALDGWTAEPAPVPTLLVHAQPTDGSDRWPRWQVAGTVATVAGDHFSLLQEDVKATAAAVDAWLTGRDGRPDGR; translated from the coding sequence GTGAGCGTGCTGATCTCCGACGGGACGGCACCCACCCTGGTATGTCTGCCGTCGTTCCTCGCCGGGTCAGGGCCGCACCAGTTCGCCCGGTTCGCGGCGGCCCTGCCGGCCAGGCGGCGGACGACGGCGGTGCAGCTACCCGGTTTCGGCCCCGGGGAACGGCTCCCCCGCGACTGGGACACGCTGATGGACAGCCTGTGTGCCGCCGTCCTGCACGCCGCCGGGGCTGGCGAGTTCCTGCTGGTCGGATACTCGATCGGTGGAGTGCTGGCGCAGGGCGTGGCGGGCCGGCTCGCCGGCACCTCCCGGGCCCCCCGGCGGGCTGGTCATGCTCGACACGTTCGAGCCGGGGCGGGCCGACGGGGCCGACACCTTCGCCTGGGCGATGGACGCGATCCTGGACCTGGATCACGAGTACCTGTCGATCGACGACGACGTGGTGCTCGCGATGGGCGGCTACCTGGGGCGCTGGACGGCTGGACGGCCGAACCGGCCCCGGTGCCGACGCTGCTGGTGCACGCGCAGCCGACCGACGGCTCGGACCGGTGGCCCCGCTGGCAGGTCGCCGGCACGGTGGCCACCGTCGCCGGTGACCACTTCTCGCTGCTCCAGGAGGACGTGAAGGCGACCGCCGCAGCGGTCGACGCGTGGCTGACCGGGCGGGACGGCAGGCCGGACGGTCGGTGA
- a CDS encoding nuclear transport factor 2 family protein, with the protein MIDKSSVVTWVRRYERAWRSAGTNQLDGLFTADATYRMTPFAPPHRGLDALRVLWDAERAGPDEEFVMDFDVVAVDDPRAVVRLEVRYGQPDPQHFRDLWILDFAPDGRCRAFEEWPFRSERPASHPAP; encoded by the coding sequence GTGATCGATAAGTCCAGCGTGGTGACCTGGGTCCGGCGCTACGAGCGCGCGTGGCGGAGCGCGGGCACGAACCAGCTCGACGGGCTGTTCACCGCCGACGCCACGTACCGGATGACGCCGTTCGCGCCGCCGCATCGCGGTCTCGACGCCCTCCGCGTCCTGTGGGACGCCGAACGTGCCGGCCCGGACGAGGAGTTCGTGATGGACTTCGACGTCGTCGCGGTCGACGACCCACGGGCGGTGGTGCGGCTGGAGGTGCGCTACGGCCAGCCCGACCCGCAGCACTTCCGCGACCTGTGGATCCTCGACTTCGCTCCCGACGGCCGGTGCCGGGCCTTCGAGGAGTGGCCCTTCCGCTCCGAGCGTCCCGCGTCGCACCCGGCCCCCTGA